One genomic window of Halovivax cerinus includes the following:
- a CDS encoding sulfurtransferase TusA family protein, protein MSSQYDITETLDVKGQSCPMPVVKTKGAVDDLDEGQILEVVATDSGSMSDLAGWAEGTDGVTLLDQVEGDDVYKHYVEKTA, encoded by the coding sequence ATGAGTTCGCAATACGACATCACCGAGACGCTCGACGTGAAAGGACAGTCCTGCCCAATGCCCGTCGTCAAGACGAAGGGTGCGGTCGACGACCTAGACGAGGGCCAGATCCTCGAAGTCGTCGCGACCGACTCCGGCAGCATGAGCGACCTCGCAGGCTGGGCCGAGGGCACGGACGGCGTGACACTCCTGGACCAGGTCGAGGGCGACGACGTCTACAAACACTACGTCGAGAAGACCGCGTAA
- a CDS encoding DsrE/DsrF/DrsH-like family protein, translated as MSTDNEPSAAGTAGSEIDPEEFAALRERVEELEESAAQRAAEDRAGNPREVVETETGEDGKKMTIVSTQGTFDMAYPPLILASTAAAFGWDVVVFHTFWGLDILHEENSQDLKLSAVGNPNMPLPNAIAALPGMDAMATKMMEKKIDENGTATIEELIDLSLESGVDLQACQMTIELMDYDEDDFYDGVTTGVGAATAIQHMAESDVQLLV; from the coding sequence ATGAGCACGGACAACGAACCATCCGCGGCGGGAACCGCCGGATCGGAGATCGACCCCGAGGAGTTCGCGGCGCTGCGCGAGCGCGTCGAAGAGCTCGAAGAGAGCGCGGCGCAACGCGCCGCGGAAGACCGAGCGGGGAACCCGCGAGAGGTCGTCGAGACCGAGACCGGCGAGGACGGCAAGAAGATGACCATCGTCTCCACCCAGGGCACCTTCGACATGGCCTATCCGCCGCTTATCCTGGCGAGCACGGCCGCCGCCTTCGGCTGGGACGTCGTGGTCTTCCACACGTTCTGGGGGCTCGACATCCTCCACGAGGAGAACTCACAGGACCTCAAACTGTCCGCCGTCGGCAACCCGAACATGCCGCTCCCGAACGCGATCGCCGCGCTCCCCGGCATGGACGCGATGGCGACGAAGATGATGGAGAAGAAGATCGACGAGAACGGCACGGCCACCATCGAGGAGCTCATCGACCTGTCGTTAGAGAGCGGCGTCGACCTCCAGGCCTGCCAGATGACGATCGAGCTGATGGACTACGACGAGGACGACTTCTACGACGGCGTCACCACCGGCGTCGGCGCCGCCACCGCGATCCAGCACATGGCCGAATCGGACGTCCAGTTGCTGGTCTAA
- a CDS encoding HalOD1 output domain-containing protein, producing MNTNTPSTITTDEQPSLRVVKAVAEADGTDPATLDPPLHAAVDPSALDRVFADTPSGSRRGAIRFSYRDHDVTVDADGRVELE from the coding sequence ATGAACACGAACACGCCTTCCACGATCACGACTGACGAACAGCCCAGTTTGCGCGTCGTCAAGGCCGTCGCCGAAGCGGACGGCACCGACCCGGCGACGCTCGATCCCCCGTTGCACGCGGCCGTCGATCCGTCGGCACTCGATCGGGTGTTCGCCGACACGCCGAGCGGCTCGCGGCGAGGCGCGATACGATTCTCCTACCGCGATCACGACGTCACCGTCGACGCGGATGGCCGCGTCGAACTCGAGTGA
- a CDS encoding FAD-dependent oxidoreductase has protein sequence MSDPFVVVGGDAAGMSAASKAKREDPDREVIVFEKGEWVSYAACGMPYYVKGEVEELDDLVAVTAEEFRDERDVDLRTGHEVVEVDTDAETVTVETDDGESIEQAYGDLLVGTGASAIEPPFDGLDLTGVFTIHDMDEADAIESYVAEHDPETAAIVGGGYVGVEMAEALDARGLDVSMYEMLPRTLQPFGEETARTVEDHLRDQGVELHLETAVQGFDGDVSVETVRYKTDDGGEDEAAADLVIVGVGVAPNAALAEEAGIELGPTGAIATDDYGRTLDAADGSTLEHVYAAGDCAEADNVVTGEPDHVPLALTANRAGRAIGATVGGDPTQTGGTAGTAIVKAFDLGAARTGIVDEEVAREAGFDPVSVTIDAPTRPHYYPGGVKLSVTLVADADSGRVLGASVVGRDGVKRIDTVATAITGEFTVAELQNADLAYAPPFSPVWDPILTAAKVLRGRMEDD, from the coding sequence ATGTCAGATCCGTTCGTGGTCGTCGGCGGAGACGCAGCCGGGATGAGCGCCGCGAGCAAGGCCAAGCGCGAGGACCCCGACCGCGAGGTGATCGTCTTCGAGAAGGGCGAGTGGGTCTCCTACGCGGCCTGCGGGATGCCCTACTACGTCAAAGGCGAGGTCGAGGAACTCGACGACCTCGTCGCCGTGACGGCCGAGGAGTTCCGCGACGAGCGCGACGTCGATCTCCGGACCGGCCACGAGGTCGTCGAGGTCGACACCGACGCGGAGACGGTCACGGTCGAGACCGACGACGGGGAGTCCATCGAGCAGGCCTACGGCGACCTCTTGGTCGGCACCGGCGCGAGCGCGATCGAGCCGCCGTTCGACGGGCTCGACCTGACGGGCGTCTTCACGATCCACGACATGGACGAGGCCGACGCGATCGAGTCCTACGTCGCCGAACACGACCCGGAGACGGCCGCCATCGTCGGCGGCGGCTACGTCGGCGTCGAGATGGCCGAAGCGCTCGACGCCCGCGGCCTCGACGTCTCGATGTACGAGATGCTCCCCCGGACCCTCCAGCCGTTCGGCGAGGAGACCGCCCGCACCGTCGAAGACCACCTGCGCGACCAGGGGGTAGAGCTCCACCTCGAAACTGCGGTGCAGGGCTTCGACGGCGATGTTAGCGTCGAAACAGTTCGGTACAAGACCGACGACGGTGGCGAAGACGAGGCCGCGGCGGACCTCGTGATCGTGGGCGTCGGCGTCGCCCCGAACGCCGCCCTCGCCGAGGAGGCGGGCATCGAACTCGGGCCGACCGGCGCGATCGCGACCGACGACTACGGCCGCACGCTCGACGCCGCGGACGGGTCCACGCTCGAACACGTCTACGCCGCCGGCGACTGCGCCGAAGCGGACAACGTCGTCACGGGCGAGCCCGACCACGTCCCGCTGGCGCTGACGGCCAACCGCGCCGGGCGAGCCATCGGCGCGACGGTCGGCGGCGACCCGACGCAGACCGGTGGCACCGCCGGAACGGCCATCGTCAAGGCGTTCGACCTGGGCGCCGCCCGGACGGGGATCGTGGACGAGGAAGTGGCCCGAGAGGCCGGCTTCGACCCCGTCTCCGTCACGATCGACGCACCGACGCGGCCACACTACTACCCCGGCGGGGTGAAACTCTCCGTGACCCTCGTCGCCGACGCAGATTCGGGGCGCGTCCTCGGCGCGAGCGTGGTTGGCCGCGACGGCGTCAAACGCATCGACACGGTCGCGACCGCGATCACGGGGGAGTTTACCGTCGCGGAACTGCAGAACGCGGACCTGGCGTACGCCCCACCCTTTAGCCCGGTCTGGGACCCAATCTTGACGGCGGCGAAGGTCCTCCGCGGACGTATGGAGGACGACTGA
- a CDS encoding inorganic phosphate transporter, giving the protein MDLATVLLFGVAALASLFMAWVIGAGSSGATPFAPAVGANAISTMRAAFVVGILGFVGAVTQGANVSEAVGSGLVDGVSLPPTAVIVVLLIGAGLMAIGIATGYPIATAFTVTGSVIGVGLALGGSPAWAKYVEIGSLWLFTPFVGGGIAYGIASVLPRPSVPETRSVPILAGVVGAVLANLDFAFLAPIGGSLAAGGARVLPAGPTASAAVTSLAVGLFAAAVVRWDVGRDLHGGLRRFLLVLGGLVAFSAGASQVGLAVGPLLPLTEDLASVPMVAVLLGGGLGILVGSWTGAPRMIKAVSQEYASLGPRRSIATLTPSFLIAQTAVLLGVPVSFNEIVVSAIVGSGLAVGGASAISPRKLGVTVLAWIGSFVLAFVLGYGGMAVMGAV; this is encoded by the coding sequence ATGGATCTAGCGACCGTTCTCCTGTTCGGCGTGGCCGCGCTCGCGAGTCTCTTCATGGCCTGGGTCATCGGCGCCGGTTCGAGCGGCGCGACACCCTTCGCTCCCGCGGTCGGCGCGAACGCCATCTCGACGATGCGGGCCGCCTTCGTCGTCGGGATTCTGGGCTTCGTGGGGGCGGTGACGCAGGGCGCGAACGTCTCCGAGGCGGTCGGCAGCGGCCTCGTCGACGGCGTCTCCCTCCCGCCGACGGCCGTCATCGTCGTCCTCCTGATCGGGGCGGGCCTGATGGCGATCGGGATCGCGACCGGCTACCCAATCGCGACGGCCTTCACCGTCACCGGGTCGGTGATCGGCGTCGGGCTGGCCCTGGGCGGCTCGCCCGCGTGGGCGAAGTACGTCGAGATCGGTTCCCTGTGGCTCTTCACGCCGTTCGTCGGCGGCGGGATCGCCTACGGAATCGCGAGCGTTCTCCCCCGCCCGTCCGTCCCCGAGACCCGGAGCGTCCCGATCCTCGCCGGCGTCGTCGGGGCCGTCCTCGCGAATCTCGACTTCGCGTTCCTGGCGCCGATCGGCGGCAGTCTCGCGGCCGGCGGCGCCCGCGTGCTGCCAGCCGGGCCGACCGCGAGCGCAGCCGTCACCTCGCTCGCCGTCGGGCTTTTCGCCGCGGCCGTGGTCCGCTGGGACGTCGGTCGCGACCTGCACGGTGGCCTCCGACGATTCCTGCTCGTCCTCGGCGGCCTCGTCGCCTTCTCCGCCGGCGCGAGCCAGGTCGGGCTCGCCGTCGGTCCGCTGCTCCCGCTCACCGAGGACCTCGCGTCCGTGCCGATGGTCGCGGTCCTGCTCGGCGGCGGCCTGGGGATCCTCGTCGGCTCCTGGACCGGTGCACCCAGAATGATCAAGGCGGTCTCCCAGGAGTACGCCTCGCTGGGACCGCGTCGCTCCATCGCGACGCTCACCCCCTCGTTCCTCATCGCCCAGACGGCCGTCCTGCTGGGCGTCCCGGTCTCGTTCAACGAGATCGTCGTGAGCGCGATCGTCGGCAGCGGTCTCGCCGTCGGCGGGGCCAGCGCGATCAGTCCGAGAAAGCTCGGCGTGACGGTCCTCGCGTGGATCGGCTCGTTCGTCCTCGCGTTCGTCCTCGGGTACGGCGGGATGGCGGTCATGGGGGCGGTGTAG
- a CDS encoding MBL fold metallo-hydrolase — translation MADMDLPEIDAEVESIEPAELKARIDDGEQVTLLDTRMESEYDEWKIDGETVDSINVPYFEFLDDEIDDDVLAQVPDDREVTVLCAKGGSSEYVAGVLTERGYETNHLEDGMNGWARIYERVEVSRYDGTGTLYQYQRPSSGCLGYLLVDGDEAAVVDPLRAFTDRYLDDADELGADLTYAIDTHIHADHISGVRQLAELTGSSRAERSDGVRALDDEGVEGVIPEAAVDRGVTYADEVTLAADGDEFAVGDATIETVSTPGHTSGMTSYLLDDSLLATGDGLFVESVARPDLEEGDDGAPEAAGQLYDSLQERVLTLPDDTLIGGAHFSDAADPAADGTYTAPIGQLADEMDALTMAKDDFTDLILSDMPPRPANYEDIIPTNLGQQAATDDEAFELELGPNNCAASQESLAGD, via the coding sequence ATGGCCGACATGGACTTGCCAGAAATCGATGCGGAGGTCGAATCGATCGAACCAGCCGAGCTGAAAGCCCGAATCGACGACGGCGAGCAGGTCACACTGCTCGACACGCGCATGGAGTCGGAGTACGACGAGTGGAAGATCGACGGCGAGACCGTCGACTCCATCAACGTCCCGTACTTCGAGTTCCTGGACGACGAGATCGACGACGACGTTCTCGCCCAGGTTCCCGACGACCGCGAGGTCACGGTTCTCTGTGCGAAGGGCGGCTCCAGCGAGTACGTCGCCGGCGTCCTCACAGAGCGTGGCTACGAGACGAACCACTTAGAGGACGGGATGAACGGCTGGGCGCGTATCTACGAGCGCGTCGAGGTTTCGCGCTACGACGGCACCGGGACGCTCTACCAGTACCAGCGTCCCTCGAGCGGCTGTCTCGGCTACCTCCTCGTCGACGGCGACGAGGCCGCCGTGGTCGACCCGCTGCGGGCGTTCACCGATCGCTACCTCGACGACGCCGACGAACTCGGCGCGGACCTCACCTACGCCATCGACACGCACATCCACGCGGACCACATCAGCGGCGTCCGTCAGCTCGCAGAGCTTACGGGCTCGTCACGAGCGGAGCGAAGTGACGGCGTCCGTGCACTCGACGACGAAGGCGTCGAGGGCGTGATCCCCGAGGCCGCCGTCGACCGCGGCGTCACCTACGCGGACGAGGTCACGCTGGCCGCCGACGGCGACGAGTTCGCTGTCGGCGACGCGACGATCGAGACCGTCTCCACGCCCGGGCACACCTCCGGGATGACCTCCTACCTGCTCGACGACTCGCTGCTGGCCACCGGTGACGGCCTCTTCGTCGAGAGCGTCGCCCGTCCCGACTTGGAAGAGGGCGACGACGGCGCACCCGAGGCCGCGGGACAGCTCTACGACTCGCTCCAGGAACGCGTCCTGACGCTGCCCGACGACACGCTGATCGGTGGTGCCCACTTCAGTGACGCGGCCGACCCCGCCGCAGACGGAACCTATACGGCTCCGATCGGCCAATTAGCAGACGAGATGGACGCACTCACGATGGCGAAGGACGACTTCACCGACCTGATCCTCTCGGACATGCCGCCCCGTCCGGCCAACTACGAGGACATCATTCCGACCAACCTCGGTCAACAGGCCGCCACCGACGACGAGGCGTTCGAACTCGAACTCGGCCCGAACAACTGCGCGGCCAGTCAGGAATCACTGGCTGGTGACTGA
- a CDS encoding Hsp20/alpha crystallin family protein, whose product MSTDRNPFRSIEEQFDQLRRQFETMLEDWDGDRYSSSEQLRAASGMGVDLEDRDEEYVLTADVPGFDRDEIDVRLVDDTVHITAERERSASEDSDDHYLRSEREHETMRRSVRLPSAVEAADAEATCHNGVLTITLPKADPEDLDGQRIDVQSHDQ is encoded by the coding sequence GTGAGTACCGATCGGAACCCGTTCAGATCGATCGAAGAACAGTTCGACCAGCTGCGTCGCCAGTTCGAGACCATGCTCGAGGACTGGGACGGTGACCGCTACAGCTCGTCGGAACAGCTGCGCGCCGCGTCCGGGATGGGCGTCGACCTCGAAGATCGCGACGAGGAGTACGTGCTGACGGCGGACGTTCCGGGATTCGACCGCGACGAGATCGACGTTCGCCTCGTCGACGACACCGTCCACATCACGGCCGAGCGAGAGCGCTCGGCCAGCGAGGACTCCGACGATCACTATCTCCGGAGCGAACGCGAACACGAGACGATGCGACGGTCGGTCCGTCTTCCGTCGGCCGTCGAGGCCGCAGACGCCGAGGCGACCTGCCACAACGGCGTGTTGACGATCACGCTCCCGAAGGCGGACCCGGAGGACCTCGATGGGCAGCGAATCGACGTCCAATCGCACGATCAGTGA
- a CDS encoding YeeE/YedE family protein has protein sequence MGAPDRTEHPLFAPLVLVGGLIFGFGLAYSHMARPEVVLDFLQFEDFGLPFVMFGAAIVTGIAFFLVPRIRDRAPMTGDAYERRLKPFDRNVLIGGSIFGVGWGLSGICPGAAYASLGIGNVTILWALVGMFAGAYLQGVWRSRSQDTDATATSAD, from the coding sequence ATGGGCGCCCCAGACAGAACCGAGCACCCGCTGTTCGCACCGCTCGTGCTCGTCGGCGGTCTCATCTTCGGGTTCGGGCTCGCTTACAGCCACATGGCGCGGCCGGAGGTCGTGCTCGACTTCCTCCAGTTCGAGGACTTCGGGCTCCCGTTCGTCATGTTCGGCGCGGCGATCGTGACGGGGATCGCGTTCTTCCTCGTTCCACGGATCCGCGACCGCGCGCCGATGACGGGCGACGCGTACGAACGCCGCCTCAAGCCCTTCGATCGCAACGTGCTGATCGGCGGCTCGATCTTCGGCGTCGGCTGGGGCCTCTCGGGCATCTGCCCCGGCGCGGCCTACGCCAGCCTCGGCATCGGCAACGTCACCATCCTGTGGGCGCTCGTCGGCATGTTCGCCGGCGCCTACCTCCAGGGCGTCTGGCGCAGTCGATCCCAGGACACCGACGCAACGGCCACCTCGGCCGACTGA
- a CDS encoding aminotransferase class V-fold PLP-dependent enzyme, protein MTDRIETPDPPTSAAALRETIPAFDDVTYMNFGASGPSPRPIVEAAEDFLEYHEFDAPSGEGMYPAAFETYDDVRETVADFIGAETTEVALTQSTTDAINRVACAIDWEPGDAIVRTDMEHPAGILPWERLERERGAEVRVVESDRGRLDVDAYREAVQGAKLVAFSALTWNYGTRLPVRELVDIAHEAGALVLVDAVQWPGQAPLDVTDWGADAVAAAGHKWLLGTWGGGFLYVDESVADRLVPGPIGYRGVVEATAERYELEPGAPRFEIGTINPAPHVALRTAIETAEAIGVEQIESEIRRLASRLADGVPDDRLLSPAEPESGLVTIAVDDPEAVTERIRDEGLVVRPLPEPDAIRASVHAVNTADEVDDLLDALERIL, encoded by the coding sequence ATGACGGACCGAATCGAGACGCCGGACCCACCGACGTCCGCGGCGGCACTCCGGGAGACGATCCCCGCGTTCGACGACGTGACCTACATGAACTTCGGCGCCAGCGGACCCAGTCCGCGCCCGATCGTCGAGGCCGCCGAGGATTTCCTCGAGTACCACGAGTTCGACGCGCCGAGCGGCGAGGGGATGTACCCCGCGGCGTTCGAGACCTACGACGACGTGCGCGAGACGGTCGCCGACTTTATCGGTGCCGAGACGACCGAGGTCGCGCTCACCCAGAGCACGACGGACGCGATCAACCGCGTCGCCTGCGCCATCGACTGGGAACCCGGCGACGCGATCGTCCGGACCGACATGGAGCACCCCGCCGGGATCCTCCCCTGGGAGCGCTTAGAGCGCGAGCGCGGGGCAGAGGTGCGCGTCGTCGAGAGCGACCGCGGCCGACTCGATGTCGACGCCTACCGCGAGGCTGTCCAGGGCGCGAAACTCGTCGCGTTCAGCGCGCTCACGTGGAACTACGGGACCCGACTCCCGGTCCGCGAACTGGTCGACATCGCCCACGAGGCGGGCGCGCTCGTCCTCGTCGACGCGGTCCAGTGGCCGGGCCAGGCACCCCTCGACGTCACCGACTGGGGCGCCGACGCCGTCGCCGCGGCCGGCCACAAGTGGCTGCTCGGCACCTGGGGCGGCGGCTTTCTCTACGTCGACGAGTCCGTCGCCGACCGACTCGTCCCCGGCCCGATCGGCTACCGTGGCGTCGTCGAGGCGACCGCCGAGCGCTACGAACTGGAACCCGGCGCCCCGCGGTTCGAGATCGGGACCATCAACCCGGCCCCGCACGTCGCGCTCCGGACGGCCATCGAGACGGCCGAGGCGATCGGGGTCGAGCAGATCGAGTCCGAGATCCGGCGACTGGCGAGTCGACTCGCCGACGGCGTCCCCGACGACCGGTTGCTGAGCCCGGCCGAACCCGAATCCGGGCTGGTGACCATCGCCGTCGACGATCCGGAGGCCGTCACCGAGCGGATACGAGACGAGGGACTCGTCGTCCGACCGCTCCCGGAGCCGGACGCGATCCGCGCCTCCGTCCACGCCGTCAACACCGCGGACGAGGTCGACGACCTGCTCGACGCACTTGAGCGAATTCTCTGA
- a CDS encoding YeeE/YedE family protein, whose amino-acid sequence MLADLTPLLAAADLTSLAIPAEPFPNGISRYAIGGLFVGLGAVLIYLGTGIIAGASTFLESTLSYVSGQSRFAKYRYDRDWRVVFTVGIVLGAAVYAVLWQGGAWTTDVQPWRLLVGGVFVGIGTRIGKGCTSGHGVCGVGSASKTSIVGVITFLAVAIVTAQVVSALGVSP is encoded by the coding sequence ATGCTCGCTGACCTCACGCCGCTGCTGGCGGCGGCCGACCTCACGTCGCTCGCCATCCCGGCCGAGCCGTTCCCCAACGGCATCAGCCGCTACGCCATCGGGGGGCTGTTCGTCGGCCTGGGCGCGGTACTCATCTACCTCGGGACGGGGATCATCGCCGGCGCGAGTACCTTCCTCGAGTCGACGTTGTCGTACGTCTCCGGACAGTCGCGCTTCGCGAAGTACCGCTACGATCGCGACTGGCGCGTCGTCTTCACCGTCGGCATCGTACTGGGAGCGGCGGTCTACGCCGTCCTCTGGCAGGGCGGCGCCTGGACGACGGACGTCCAGCCCTGGCGGCTCCTGGTCGGCGGCGTGTTCGTCGGCATCGGGACCCGCATCGGCAAGGGCTGCACCTCGGGCCACGGTGTCTGCGGCGTCGGTTCGGCCTCGAAGACCTCGATCGTCGGCGTGATCACGTTCCTCGCCGTCGCGATCGTGACCGCACAGGTGGTCTCCGCACTGGGGGTGAGCCCATAA
- a CDS encoding VanZ family protein, translating into MSRGPDRPWSAVGAIALVLVGGSLLPLPFRRRPEFALVGPDKALHLLGYFGLSVAVADALAAEGIGRAQSGLLAVVWSTAIGTATGLLQLYVPGRAHERADVAAGTLGSVLGALYWFRWRPVVNTESDGERTGSRSAQPIKRDAESPEHGALQRE; encoded by the coding sequence ATGAGCCGTGGTCCGGACCGACCCTGGTCGGCGGTCGGTGCCATCGCGCTGGTGCTGGTCGGCGGGTCGTTGCTTCCCCTGCCGTTTCGTCGTCGCCCCGAGTTCGCACTGGTCGGGCCGGACAAGGCGTTGCACCTGCTCGGCTACTTCGGCCTGTCGGTGGCCGTCGCCGACGCGCTCGCGGCAGAGGGGATCGGACGCGCCCAGAGCGGGCTTCTGGCGGTGGTCTGGTCGACCGCGATCGGGACGGCAACCGGACTGCTCCAGCTGTACGTTCCCGGCCGCGCGCACGAACGGGCCGACGTCGCCGCCGGAACGCTCGGGTCTGTGCTCGGCGCCCTGTACTGGTTCCGTTGGCGGCCCGTCGTGAACACTGAATCGGACGGCGAACGGACGGGCTCGCGATCGGCCCAGCCGATCAAACGGGACGCGGAATCGCCCGAACACGGTGCGCTCCAGCGGGAGTAG
- a CDS encoding MgtC/SapB family protein, which translates to MIETLPVPDLLLRVCVAIATGGLIGLERERLPTRKFAGLRTLALLCGAGPLVVSVGDRAGEPALIGVYLALAGALAVLVAYIRFSLDGANVGLTTSVTVFVVALLGALVGYGAYFESTSIAILLVALLAERDRLHRYVGAITDRELEDSLKLGALVFILYPILPGEPVDPYGVLALREVLTFTIFVLVIQFGAYVSMRQLGGSRGLALTGLLAGAANSFAAAGVLARLSRQSREATDAVSAALLLATTSMIARNVAIAIVLGIGLTLPLLGPTAAMVALALAFAAYHWRYGDVTGAFDLDIGSPLSMVAAAKFAIAYVAILVVSVVAEELFAELGLYATAFAGGLVSSAAVSVTAATVFTGGTIGAESAAGMVVLGIAASLASKLALIDRVDSRLRRPVAIPLLAIGLVGLVVFVFV; encoded by the coding sequence ATGATCGAAACGCTCCCCGTTCCCGATCTGTTGCTCAGGGTGTGCGTAGCCATCGCGACGGGCGGCCTGATCGGACTCGAACGCGAGCGCTTGCCGACGCGGAAGTTCGCCGGACTGCGGACGCTCGCCCTCCTGTGCGGGGCTGGCCCGCTCGTCGTCTCCGTCGGCGACCGGGCCGGCGAACCGGCGCTGATCGGCGTCTACCTCGCGCTGGCCGGTGCGCTCGCGGTGCTCGTGGCGTACATCCGCTTCTCGTTGGACGGGGCGAACGTCGGGCTCACTACGTCGGTCACCGTCTTCGTCGTCGCGCTGCTCGGGGCGCTCGTGGGCTACGGGGCGTACTTCGAGTCGACGTCGATCGCCATCCTGCTGGTCGCTCTCCTCGCCGAGCGCGACCGACTCCACCGCTACGTCGGCGCCATCACCGATCGCGAACTCGAGGACTCGCTGAAACTCGGCGCGCTCGTGTTCATCCTGTATCCGATCCTCCCCGGCGAGCCCGTCGATCCCTACGGCGTGCTGGCGCTCCGGGAGGTGCTGACGTTCACCATCTTCGTCCTCGTGATCCAGTTCGGCGCGTACGTGTCGATGCGCCAGCTCGGCGGATCACGTGGTCTCGCCCTCACGGGATTGCTCGCGGGCGCGGCCAACTCGTTCGCGGCCGCCGGCGTCCTCGCCAGACTGTCGAGGCAATCGCGGGAAGCGACCGACGCCGTCTCGGCTGCCCTGCTGCTCGCGACGACCTCGATGATCGCTCGGAACGTCGCTATCGCGATCGTCCTCGGAATCGGTCTGACGCTCCCGTTGCTGGGTCCGACCGCCGCGATGGTCGCACTCGCACTCGCGTTCGCGGCCTATCACTGGCGCTACGGCGACGTCACTGGCGCGTTCGATCTCGATATCGGGTCGCCGCTGTCGATGGTGGCTGCGGCCAAGTTCGCGATCGCGTACGTCGCGATCCTCGTCGTCTCGGTCGTCGCCGAAGAACTCTTTGCCGAGCTCGGTCTGTACGCGACGGCGTTCGCGGGCGGACTCGTCTCGTCGGCCGCCGTCTCGGTCACCGCGGCGACGGTGTTCACCGGCGGGACGATCGGTGCCGAGAGCGCCGCCGGGATGGTGGTCCTCGGGATTGCCGCCAGCCTGGCCTCGAAGCTCGCCCTGATCGACAGGGTGGACAGCCGCCTCCGTCGGCCCGTCGCGATTCCGCTACTCGCTATCGGGCTGGTCGGCCTCGTCGTGTTCGTCTTCGTCTGA
- a CDS encoding universal stress protein, which produces MHETILVTTDLSSGVDNAVEYAIDAAAAADATLHVLYVVDADAYSSYPGDEYVHEFEGLEHALEQSGREAVESIAERATDAGVETETVLRHGVPHEEILAYADEADVDLTVVGSKARSGEYRRLLGSVAQRVTSMAERPVTIIKTPVED; this is translated from the coding sequence ATGCACGAGACGATTCTGGTCACGACGGACCTGAGTTCGGGCGTCGACAACGCCGTCGAGTACGCCATCGACGCGGCGGCCGCTGCCGACGCGACGCTGCATGTCTTGTACGTCGTCGACGCCGATGCCTACAGTTCGTACCCGGGTGACGAGTACGTCCACGAGTTCGAGGGGCTGGAACACGCGCTCGAACAGTCCGGCCGGGAGGCCGTCGAGTCGATCGCCGAGCGAGCAACCGACGCCGGCGTCGAGACCGAGACAGTCCTGCGCCACGGCGTTCCCCACGAGGAGATCCTCGCCTACGCCGACGAGGCCGACGTCGACCTGACGGTCGTCGGATCGAAGGCTCGCTCGGGTGAATATCGTCGCCTCCTAGGGAGTGTCGCCCAGCGGGTCACCTCGATGGCCGAGCGCCCGGTGACGATCATCAAGACGCCGGTCGAGGACTGA